TCTCAGCGGCCCGCAGTTGATTGCGGTGACCGACAACGTGAACCAGGCCAAGGGTGACCAGGACCCGTCCACCTGGCAGCCAAGCCGGACCGCCTACCGGTGCACGTACGCCAAGATGTGGATCCGCACCAAGTACAACTGGAGCCTGCGGCTTCAGTCCTCGGAGAAGACCTCGTTGCAGGCCATGCTGAACACCTGCACCTCCTGACGTCCGCCAAACCTCCCACGTGCGCCCCGGCCCTCCACTGGGAGGCCGGGGCCTCGTTACGTTCGGCGTTGCCGATTCAGCTCAGCCTTACGTAGAACTCAGGCGGCGCGGCCCAGGAGGACGCGTGCGGCGGTTCGGACGTCGGTAAGGGGGAGACCGAACTCTTCCGCAACCGTTTCAGCGCGTTCACCCGCCTTCAGCATGCCGGCCACATCGACGACACGGGTTCCTGTCCCTGCGAAGATTGGCTGGCCGAAGGATCGGTGCATGTTGACAACCACCTTCGAGGGAAGCCAGTTCGGTAGCTGGAGTTCACGGGGGTACCCGTCACCGCCCCAGCCGATGTACTCCATGTGGTCGGCGACAATCTCCCGGATCACCTGTTGGCCGGTGTCGCCGACGATCAGCCCATGGCCGGCTCTGCTCTCGTTGAAGTCCCAGAGGACGTCGATGCCGTCGGTAGCAAGCTCGGGAGCGACCAGGACGTAGTCGCGTCCAAACTCTTTTTGAAGCGCCCTGAGGGCCGGTCGTATACGCCGGGGACGCACGCCGGCTGAGCGGAGCGCCTCGAGTACATGTCCCTCGGCCAGCGCGATGAACGTCACCGGCAGAAGGTCCGACTCACGGTCGACCACATGAAGCAGCGGCTTGCCCCGCTCGTACCCGCGACCCAGCGATGGAATGTGTCTGCCGGGGAACCCGCAGATGGCGGGCAGCCTGGGCGAGATTCAGGATTCCTTCCGTAAACCGGATATCGCTCATTCCGCCCCCCTTCCTGCTCCCCAACTTTGTTGCCTCAGGATTCCACAACCGGGACGGTCAGGTCACCATCCCACAGGTCGTTGACGCCCCGAGTCGACACCGGAAGCCTGCCCCTCAACACGGCGATGGACAACAGAATGTCCACCGGCCTGTGGACAACCGGGGTGCCTGTGGACAACCACCTGATCAAGGCCGGGATGTGGTATCGGGCCAACCCTCGCCCCCCAGCCTTCCCGCCCAGGGCCGCACGTTCGGCGGCAGATCCGGGTACACAGGTGCCTCTTCCACCCTGCTGCACACTGGCGCGGCCCGACCTTCTGTCTTATTGTCCTACTGTCGCAGTACAACAGGAAGGTGCCGCCGGTGATCGAGTTCGTGCTGGACGGCCGGTCCAAGGTCAACACCTACGTGCAGCTCGTTCAGCAGGTCAAACAGGCCCTGCGGGTCGGGTTGCTGGCCCCGGGAGACCGGTTGCCGAAGGTGCGTGATGTCGCCCAGTCGTTGGCGATCAACCCCAACACGGTGTTGAAGGCCTATCGCGAGTTGGAGATCGAAGGGCTCGCCGAGGGACGGCCGGGGGTCGGCACGTTCGTCACCCGCACCCTCGCCGGGGAGTCGCTGGCCAACCAGGCTGATCTGCGCGTCGAGCTTCTCGGGTGGTTGCGGAAGGCGCAGGCCGCCGGGCTGACGGACGAGGACGTCACCGCGCTGGTCGACACGACGATCCGCGCCGCGCGGCAGGACGACGCGCTCCAGGGCAGATCCAAGTGAAAGGACACGAGATGGAGCACGTGCTCGAGGCTGAAGAGCTCGGCAAACGGTACGCGGGACGGTGGGCGCTTCGCGACTGCACGGTACGGCTGCCGGCCGGGCGGGTCGCCGCGCTTGTCGGGCCGAACGGGGCCGGCAAGAGCACCCTGCTGCACCTGGCGGTCGGGCTGCTGCGCCCCGACGCCGGCGAGGTGCGGGTCTTCGGCGCCGCGCCGTACGAGAACACGACCGTCCTCGCGGACATCGGCTTCGTCGCGCAGGACACGCCGGTCTACCGCGACTTCACCGCCGACGAGCTGGTACGCATGGGCGGCAAGGTGAACCGGCGCTGGGACGCTGCCCTGGCCAAGGCTCGGCTGGCCCAGCTCGGCATTCCGCCCCGCAAGCCGGTCGGCCGGCTCTCCGGCGGACAACGTGCCCAGGTCGCTCTCGCCCTGGCGCTGGCGAAGCGGCCCCGGCTACTGCTGCTCGACGAGCCGGTCGCGAGTCTCGACCCTCTCGCCCGGCGGGAGTTTCTACAGTCGCTGATGGGCAGCGTCGCCGAGACGGGCACCACAGTGTTGCTCTCCTCGCACATTCTCGCCGACCTGGAACGCTCCTGCGACTTCCTCGTCGTCCTGCAGGCCGGCACGGTGCACCTGTCCGGCATGGTCGACGACATCGTGGCCGGGCACCGGCAGCTGGTCGGTCCGCGTCATCACGGCGAGCCGATCGATGGTGTCGGGGCGGTGGTCCGGGCCCGGCACACCGACCGGCAGTCGACGCTGCTCGTCCGTACCGACGGCTCGGTACGGGATCCGTCGTGGACAGTGCACGAGTTGACGCTGGAAGACCTCATCCTGGCGTACCTCGCCGACCACGACGCGCAGGCCAACCACGAAGCGTGGGGAGTACCGGCATGATCTGGCTAACCTGGCGGCAGCACCGCAGGCAGGCACTGTTCACCCTGCTGGGGCTGGCGGCGCTGGCGGCGTTCGTCGTCCCGACCGGCCTGTCGATGCGGCACACGTTCACCCGGCTGGGCCTGGCCGACTGTGTCACCACCGCTGGCCCCGGCTGCTCCACGAACATCGAGAAGTTCTCCAGCACGTACGGGTCGCTGGTACTCGTCAGCGTCCTGCTGCTCGTGGTCCCGCTGATGATCGGGCTGTTCTGGGGCGCGCCCGTCGTCGCACGTGAGGTCGAGCAGGGAACCCATCGGATGATCTGGACCCAGGGCATCAGCCGCCGGTACTGGGCGTTTGTCAAGTGCGGCCTGCTCGGTGGCGCGGTAGCGGCGTTCGCGCTCGTCTACGGCTTGGGCGTGTCCTGGTGGTACGAGCCGCTCGGCCAGATCGACGTTCGCCAGACCCGGTTCACCGAGGTCTTCTTCGACATGCAGGGCATGGCCCCGGTCGGCTACACCCTCTTCGGGGTGGCGCTCGGCGTCTTCGCCGGCACCCTGCTGCCCAAGGTGCTACCCGCGATGGCCCTGACCCTGGCCGGCTTCGTCGGCGTCCGAGCCGCCGTGGCTCTCCTCGCCCGGCCGCACTACATGACGCCCGTCGCCGACGACCAGATCATCCAGGATGGCACCGGTGGGCAGGGCAACCTCGCTGGAGGCTGGGTACTGTCCAAGGAGGTCCGACAGGCCGACGGCACGTTCGTCACATCCGGCACCGTCCGGTGTCCACCGGCCGCAGACGGCATCCCATGCGCGTCCGACCCAGCACTCGGGCTACGCCCCGGCGCCTACAACCACCAGGTGTTCCAACCAGGCGACCGCTTCTGGACGTTCCAGTGGATCGAAACAGGCGTCTTCGTCGCCCTCGCCGCGCTGCTGATCTGGTTCGCGATCCGCCGCATCCGCCGGATCGCCTGACACCGCGACGCGGGCAGCGGCCGACACCGGCCGGCCGCTGCCCGCAAGGCGCTCCCAGCAGGCCGATGACCTGCCGGGGCTATTTCCACCGGAAATGCACGAAAAGTCGACCGAAGTTCTTGGAGTCCTTCTCCACCCGGTGGTAGAGCTGCTTGACGTCCTTCTGGTCCAGGAAGCGCAGCACCCGCTTCTTGAGCTGGCCCGAGCCCTTGCCGGGGATGATCTCGATCATGGACGCCTTCTTCGCGATGGCCTCGTCCATGATCCCCCGCAGGGCGCGGTCGATGTCCTGTCCCCGGTTGAAGATGTCGTGCAGGTCGAGCTTGAGCTTCATCGGGCCGCCACCGGCTGCGCAGGGTCCATGGCCACCCATCGTAGGCGGGCCGGTCCGGCGAGGATCACCGTCGTCCGCCTACCCGGGTCTGCACCCGCTGCACCGCCGTCCGGTAGTCGTCGTTCGCCGCGTACATGGCGGCGGCGATCCGCAGGTGCCGGAGCGCCTCGGTGGGCCGGCCGACCCGTTCCAGGGTCCGGCCCAGTACGTGGTGCGCGTAGTGGTCGCTCGGATCCCGCTCCACCAGGGCGCGCAACTGCTCCTCCGCCCGCGCGAGTTGCGCCGACTGGAAGTACGCGCGGGCCAGCAGTTGTCGTACCGAGGCGTTGTCGGGCTCGGCCGCGACGATGGGCTCCAGCAACCGGGCCGCCCCGCTGGGGTCCCCGGTCTCGAAGTACATGGTCGCCCGGCGGTACTCGGCCAGAAGATCCACTCGACCCACCTCCTCGTATCGCGACTACTTTCCTCGACGCTGGCACAACACCGTCGGTCCCGCGACTGTTCCACCGGCTGCGTTACCCCCGGCCGAATGGACCATTCGGCCGCATTACGGGTTGCTGTCCGGATAACGGCCGGCCGGCGCTGCCGGAGTCATCGG
The nucleotide sequence above comes from Plantactinospora soyae. Encoded proteins:
- a CDS encoding DUF433 domain-containing protein, which encodes MSPRLPAICGFPGRHIPSLGRGYERGKPLLHVVDRESDLLPVTFIALAEGHVLEALRSAGVRPRRIRPALRALQKEFGRDYVLVAPELATDGIDVLWDFNESRAGHGLIVGDTGQQVIREIVADHMEYIGWGGDGYPRELQLPNWLPSKVVVNMHRSFGQPIFAGTGTRVVDVAGMLKAGERAETVAEEFGLPLTDVRTAARVLLGRAA
- a CDS encoding GntR family transcriptional regulator; this translates as MIEFVLDGRSKVNTYVQLVQQVKQALRVGLLAPGDRLPKVRDVAQSLAINPNTVLKAYRELEIEGLAEGRPGVGTFVTRTLAGESLANQADLRVELLGWLRKAQAAGLTDEDVTALVDTTIRAARQDDALQGRSK
- a CDS encoding ABC transporter ATP-binding protein, giving the protein MEHVLEAEELGKRYAGRWALRDCTVRLPAGRVAALVGPNGAGKSTLLHLAVGLLRPDAGEVRVFGAAPYENTTVLADIGFVAQDTPVYRDFTADELVRMGGKVNRRWDAALAKARLAQLGIPPRKPVGRLSGGQRAQVALALALAKRPRLLLLDEPVASLDPLARREFLQSLMGSVAETGTTVLLSSHILADLERSCDFLVVLQAGTVHLSGMVDDIVAGHRQLVGPRHHGEPIDGVGAVVRARHTDRQSTLLVRTDGSVRDPSWTVHELTLEDLILAYLADHDAQANHEAWGVPA
- a CDS encoding transporter; this translates as MIWLTWRQHRRQALFTLLGLAALAAFVVPTGLSMRHTFTRLGLADCVTTAGPGCSTNIEKFSSTYGSLVLVSVLLLVVPLMIGLFWGAPVVAREVEQGTHRMIWTQGISRRYWAFVKCGLLGGAVAAFALVYGLGVSWWYEPLGQIDVRQTRFTEVFFDMQGMAPVGYTLFGVALGVFAGTLLPKVLPAMALTLAGFVGVRAAVALLARPHYMTPVADDQIIQDGTGGQGNLAGGWVLSKEVRQADGTFVTSGTVRCPPAADGIPCASDPALGLRPGAYNHQVFQPGDRFWTFQWIETGVFVALAALLIWFAIRRIRRIA
- a CDS encoding Smr/MutS family protein, giving the protein MKLKLDLHDIFNRGQDIDRALRGIMDEAIAKKASMIEIIPGKGSGQLKKRVLRFLDQKDVKQLYHRVEKDSKNFGRLFVHFRWK
- a CDS encoding tetratricopeptide repeat protein — encoded protein: MDLLAEYRRATMYFETGDPSGAARLLEPIVAAEPDNASVRQLLARAYFQSAQLARAEEQLRALVERDPSDHYAHHVLGRTLERVGRPTEALRHLRIAAAMYAANDDYRTAVQRVQTRVGGRR